A single window of Thermoflexus hugenholtzii JAD2 DNA harbors:
- a CDS encoding RAMP superfamily CRISPR-associated protein — MHKRRWNALKLELVIEPRAPLLIKSGLTSPNPSLPDMQFVRTMTPRGEMVFIPGSSLKGTFRSFTEKVLRTVKPDGACEPFPSSPSYCVTRYRLADEEDPAKVYQKSCRACKIYGNTRLKGRLSFTDAFPEGTVKTETRHGVAISRLTNAVAAGPFDIEVLVQGRFRTALVLENFEAWQMGLLALTLQAINDGLVKLGFGKNRGFGEVSMTVEQAVVVLAKKPDLLRNAIWGVGAFVDEGERQAYGLREADRLEELPEGAETDLAVFVQRTYDREAWQRVAEKAIESLTQVLEAA; from the coding sequence ATGCATAAGCGCCGCTGGAACGCTCTGAAGCTGGAACTTGTGATCGAGCCCCGAGCCCCGCTGCTCATCAAATCGGGGCTGACTTCGCCGAACCCTTCTCTTCCTGACATGCAGTTCGTGCGCACGATGACACCCCGGGGCGAGATGGTCTTCATCCCCGGTTCTTCACTCAAAGGGACGTTTCGGAGCTTTACGGAGAAGGTGCTGCGGACCGTAAAACCTGATGGCGCCTGCGAGCCGTTCCCCTCCAGCCCAAGTTACTGCGTCACTCGCTACCGGTTAGCAGACGAAGAAGATCCGGCGAAGGTCTATCAAAAGTCCTGCCGCGCCTGCAAGATCTATGGAAACACCCGTCTTAAGGGTCGGCTCTCCTTCACAGATGCCTTTCCCGAGGGGACGGTCAAGACCGAAACCCGCCACGGCGTGGCGATCTCCCGATTGACGAATGCGGTGGCCGCGGGACCCTTCGACATCGAGGTGCTCGTGCAGGGGCGATTCCGGACTGCGCTTGTGCTGGAGAACTTTGAAGCCTGGCAGATGGGGCTCCTGGCGCTGACGCTCCAGGCAATCAATGACGGGCTGGTGAAGCTGGGCTTCGGCAAGAACCGGGGATTCGGCGAGGTCTCCATGACCGTAGAGCAAGCTGTCGTGGTGCTGGCTAAAAAGCCAGACCTTCTTCGCAACGCCATTTGGGGCGTAGGAGCCTTTGTGGACGAGGGGGAACGCCAGGCTTACGGGCTTCGGGAGGCAGACCGGCTGGAGGAGCTGCCCGAGGGGGCGGAGACGGATCTTGCCGTCTTCGTCCAGCGCACCTACGACCGAGAAGCATGGCAGAGGGTGGCTGAGAAGGCGATTGAATCCCTCACGCAGGTGCTGGAGGCAGCATGA
- a CDS encoding RAMP superfamily CRISPR-associated protein gives MPRNPNAEPKPFVLVEIPKEAPDPRPVATHEKFAGLTGRLEISFTVVSEYLFVGSGSYEFDPNHRNQRPDVWYTFYRRNGQLCVPGTSLKGAIRAIVEAISNSCVSQRHRRENLRSSHHQPCRFRDIGSRLCPACRLFGTTGYRGRVHFTDFLPQGEIKPEIVKIGELWEPKRYDPTKRRFYERKTFQPVGSLAPQQGFRFVEAVQKDSKFHGALLFENLSEAELGLLLHALGWEPEANGYRTAFTPKLGGAKPRCFGSVEFRPVRLRLWSGGVKGLLAPREVQGKDLLPLLSRYLQVCRDSRLLHEPSCAALKEGLKPKSERCPREVY, from the coding sequence ATGCCCAGGAATCCGAATGCTGAGCCAAAGCCCTTTGTGTTGGTAGAGATCCCCAAGGAGGCACCAGACCCCCGACCGGTGGCAACGCACGAGAAGTTCGCGGGGCTTACCGGGCGGCTGGAGATCTCCTTCACGGTGGTCTCGGAGTATCTCTTCGTGGGCTCCGGTTCCTATGAATTCGACCCAAACCATAGAAATCAGCGCCCCGACGTGTGGTACACCTTCTACCGCCGAAACGGTCAGCTCTGCGTGCCGGGCACCAGCCTCAAAGGCGCCATCCGAGCGATTGTAGAGGCAATTTCCAACTCATGTGTCTCGCAACGGCATCGTAGGGAAAACTTGCGTTCCAGTCATCATCAGCCCTGCCGGTTTCGCGACATTGGAAGCCGGCTCTGTCCCGCTTGTCGCCTTTTCGGGACAACCGGCTACCGAGGGCGCGTGCATTTCACCGACTTCCTGCCCCAAGGGGAGATAAAACCCGAGATCGTCAAAATCGGCGAGCTCTGGGAACCCAAGCGCTATGATCCGACAAAGCGTCGCTTCTACGAGCGCAAGACCTTTCAGCCGGTAGGAAGTCTCGCTCCCCAGCAGGGCTTTCGCTTTGTCGAAGCGGTGCAGAAAGATTCGAAGTTTCACGGAGCCCTCCTGTTTGAGAACCTGAGTGAAGCAGAGTTGGGGCTTCTCCTGCATGCGCTGGGATGGGAGCCCGAAGCGAACGGGTACAGAACGGCTTTTACCCCCAAGCTGGGCGGCGCCAAGCCCCGGTGCTTTGGTTCAGTGGAGTTCCGCCCGGTGCGGCTGCGGCTCTGGAGCGGAGGTGTGAAGGGCTTGCTGGCTCCCCGGGAAGTGCAGGGCAAAGACCTGCTTCCGCTCCTTTCCCGGTATCTGCAGGTATGCCGGGATAGTCGGTTGCTTCATGAACCGTCGTGTGCTGCCTTGAAGGAAGGTTTGAAACCCAAGAGCGAGCGGTGTCCTCGGGAGGTGTACTGA
- a CDS encoding PIN domain-containing protein: MYAKLLSPAKQSLSDKVLVDSTIFIDYDRYCEVAISWWEETVSSGVKIFLSEISLMEVYKGIARSSRSRGEKLAEFETRITKMKKERKIHRILPINSSVFRKARELLKDYCLRHTPPQCRGRMEALICDMLIAATALLNSLPVVTLNDEDFEWIKSHGLQVIKPYEPEEVP, encoded by the coding sequence ATGTACGCCAAGCTGTTATCGCCCGCTAAGCAATCACTCTCGGACAAAGTTTTAGTTGATAGCACGATATTTATAGATTATGATCGTTACTGCGAAGTAGCAATATCATGGTGGGAGGAAACTGTGTCAAGTGGAGTGAAAATATTTCTTTCAGAGATTTCCTTAATGGAAGTATACAAAGGAATCGCGCGTTCATCTCGCTCAAGAGGTGAAAAGCTCGCGGAATTCGAAACAAGAATTACGAAAATGAAAAAAGAAAGGAAAATACATCGTATTCTCCCTATTAATTCTTCGGTATTCCGGAAAGCTCGCGAATTGCTGAAGGACTATTGCTTGAGACATACCCCGCCACAGTGTAGAGGAAGAATGGAAGCTTTAATATGCGACATGTTGATTGCTGCTACAGCTCTGTTGAATAGCCTTCCGGTTGTAACGTTAAATGACGAGGACTTCGAGTGGATAAAAAGTCATGGACTGCAGGTCATAAAACCCTACGAGCCTGAGGAGGTGCCATGA
- a CDS encoding CRISPR-associated ring nuclease, whose protein sequence is MKKVLLATLGEAPAVVTEAIDRLQADGVAIDFVVILTTKDTYAQSALHLLSEHMPAYYGGKVTLLDARILEAFYDVDSDTAALEFMNHACAALRDYRKKGWEVYACIAGGRKAMSALLALAVQFYGAQRLFHVLVEDPVLEEEGHILKLQNMKDQSRVLHPPIEQIKLVNLPFIGLFPLLGDIISGLKGRSVRSEVKQLLEQNGLLDVDAGIPTPLGQMVLQVLESVEALPEPRAGECEKSLARKEPKEAEETQKWADRLANRFLFIERIEDIGWREGQPKVRAEPPNTLFVFLPGRRVRGIGFRLTTTAQTPGQLERARQEIERWIDKEVR, encoded by the coding sequence ATGAAGAAAGTCCTTCTCGCCACGCTGGGAGAAGCCCCGGCGGTCGTCACGGAAGCCATTGACCGCCTGCAGGCGGACGGTGTCGCCATTGATTTCGTGGTCATTTTGACAACCAAAGACACCTATGCCCAGAGCGCCCTTCACCTTTTATCTGAACACATGCCAGCTTACTACGGCGGGAAGGTAACGCTTCTGGATGCCCGCATTCTGGAAGCCTTCTACGACGTGGACTCCGATACGGCTGCGCTGGAGTTCATGAACCATGCCTGCGCCGCCCTGAGGGACTACCGCAAGAAGGGCTGGGAAGTCTACGCTTGCATCGCCGGCGGGCGCAAGGCGATGTCAGCGCTGCTGGCATTGGCCGTCCAGTTCTACGGTGCTCAGCGCCTCTTCCACGTGCTCGTCGAAGACCCGGTGCTGGAGGAAGAGGGGCATATTCTCAAGCTCCAGAACATGAAAGACCAGAGCCGCGTGCTTCATCCGCCTATCGAGCAGATCAAGCTGGTGAATTTGCCCTTCATCGGGCTTTTCCCACTTTTAGGGGACATCATTTCCGGGCTGAAGGGCCGATCGGTGCGTTCTGAGGTCAAGCAGCTTCTTGAGCAAAACGGCTTGCTTGATGTTGATGCTGGCATCCCGACTCCCCTGGGGCAGATGGTCTTGCAGGTGCTGGAGAGCGTGGAAGCCTTGCCTGAACCCCGTGCAGGCGAATGTGAGAAGAGCCTGGCGCGCAAGGAGCCGAAGGAAGCTGAGGAAACCCAAAAGTGGGCGGATCGCCTGGCTAACCGCTTTCTGTTTATCGAACGCATTGAAGACATCGGCTGGCGGGAGGGCCAGCCCAAAGTCAGGGCAGAACCGCCGAACACGCTCTTTGTCTTCTTGCCAGGGCGAAGGGTCCGCGGGATCGGCTTTCGGCTCACGACCACTGCACAAACTCCCGGTCAATTGGAGCGCGCCCGCCAAGAAATCGAGCGCTGGATCGATAAAGAGGTACGCTGA